In Eriocheir sinensis breed Jianghai 21 chromosome 12, ASM2467909v1, whole genome shotgun sequence, the following proteins share a genomic window:
- the LOC126997596 gene encoding platelet glycoprotein V-like, with protein sequence MMVQLWLLWAAVTVAAATLGAAPTGSCPNVCFCPLDIRGRPQVLCTIGGLQDPLPVLEMPEDMEVLEVGAPPDRPNTLTLGPIFKSHRHLEHISVTMSNVPALGAHSFWGLRSLHTLNVSHNALTAVMDSNFRGAVSLHTLDLSHNHVESVPSAVFRYVSHLRHLSLAHNRLPELVARVFYALENLMTLDLSHNPLGILPHDRFKDVPRLRELRCAACGLQMLSEELFKVLPELTLLDIRRNRLTVVPRLAPAKRLATLHLDGNHITVLATGGLAGPPLTTLTLAHNRLASLEPHAFANSSLVHLDLAHNRLTRLRSDAVNDGFSRVRRLRLSGNPLRLENLEQVVPRTRQMRHLELAHLGLTAVPADMLRHARHLKTLNISSNLLSKFPASALFATPHLAVLDLSHNNFRGLPHALVTAFTTMSSLERVWLQGNPWRCEQCHLGPMLAWLQDAADSRHPHAEVVCRNHPTSPRCLRCAGPPQLYDQKVQLLNPAHLPKCAGQEDVWPGWQENSPRPTRDQHATLPVEEPMPVLDLFGDHLALIVGVGVGLVLALLLVLAAALLLARRHSALYYTNEPADQDSSQKLMSRNNNDNSPPGPRTATPRASRSSPPVIATIEEVDSIAGSSMDLQSGRELRAPRIVRLVASPLP encoded by the coding sequence GTACAGCTGTGGCTGCTGTGGGCGGCAGTGACCGTGGCGGCGGCGACTCTGGGCGCCGCGCCTACCGGCTCCTGCCCTAACGTATGCTTCTGCCCGCTGGACATCCGCGGGAGGCCGCAAGTCCTGTGTACCATAGGCGGCCTGCAGGACCCGCTGCCCGTGCTCGAGATGCCTGAGGACATGGAGGTGCTGGAGGTGGGCGCCCCGCCTGACCGCCCCAACACCCTCACGCTGGGGCCCATCTTCAAGAGCCACCGGCATCTGGAGCACATCAGCGTCACCATGTCCAACGTGCCCGCCCTCGGCGCCCACTCCTTCTGGGGTCTGCGTAGCCTGCACACCCTCAACGTGTCTCACAACGCCCTCACCGCCGTCATGGACAGCAACTTCCGCGGCGCCGTCAGCCTCCACACGCTGGACCTGAGCCACAACCACGTGGAGTCCGTGCCGTCCGCTGTGTTCCGCTACGTGTCTCACCTGCGGCACCTCAGCCTCGCCCACAACCGCCTCCCGGAGCTCGTGGCGCGTGTGTTCTACGCCCTCGAGAACCTCATGACTCTCGATCTCAGTCACAACCCTCTCGGTATTTTGCCTCATGACCGTTTCAAAGACGTTCCGCGTCTGCGTGAGTTGCGCTGCGCAGCGTGCGGCCTTCAGATGCTTTCAGAGGAACTCTTCAAGGTGCTTCCAGAGCTGACCTTACTGGACATTCGCCGAAACAGGCTGACGGTGGTGCCGCGACTGGCACCTGCCAAGAGACTAGCCACTTTGCACCTAGACGGCAACCACATCACTGTGCTGGCCACTGGAGGCTTGGCGGGACCACCACTTACCACCCTCACGCTTGCCCACAACCGCCTGGCCTCTCTCGAGCCTCACGCCTTCGCAAATTCAAGTTTGGTCCATCTAGACTTGGCCCACAATCGTCTAACACGCCTCCGCTCAGACGCAGTGAATGACGGCTTCAGCCGTGTACGACGCCTTCGGCTGTCCGGCAATCCTCTTAGACTGGAGAACCTGGAGCAGGTGGTGCCCCGCACGCGGCAGATGCGGCACCTGGAGCTGGCCCACTTGGGTCTTACAGCAGTGCCTGCCGACATGCTGCGTCACGCACGCCACCTCAAGACACTCAACATATCTTCTAACCTTCTCTCAAAATTTCCAGCCTCGGCACTCTTCGCTACGCCGCACCTCGCCGTCCTCGATCTGTCCCACAACAACTTCCGCGGGCTGCCACACGCCCTCGTGACGGCCTTCACCACCATGAGCTCATTGGAGCGGGTGTGGCTGCAGGGCAACCCCTGGCGGTGTGAGCAGTGCCACCTGGGCCCCATGCTAGCCTGGCTACAGGACGCCGCCGACTCCAGGCACCCCCACGCAGAGGTGGTGTGCAGAAACCACCCCACCTCCCCGCGCTGCCTGCGGTGCGCCGGACCGCCTCAGCTGTATGACCAGAAAGTGCAGCTACTGAACCCCGCCCACCTGCCGAAGTGTGCGGGGCAAGAGGACGTGTGGCCAGGGTGGCAAGAGAACTCCCCGCGCCCAACCCGCGACCAGCATGCAACCCTGCCCGTGGAGGAGCCCATGCCGGTGCTGGACCTGTTCGGCGACCACCTGGCGCTGatcgtgggcgtgggcgtgggcctGGTGCTGgccctgctgctggtgctggccgCCGCCCTGCTGCTCGCCCGCCGCCACTCGGCTCTCTACTACACCAACGAGCCCGCGGACCAGGACTCCTCACAGAAGCTGATGAGccgcaacaacaacgacaacagtcCTCCGGGGCCCCGCACCGCCACGCCGCGCGCCTCCCGGTCCTCTCCGCCTGTCATCGCCACCATCGAGGAAGTGGACAGCATAGCGGGCTCGAGCATGGACCTGCAGTCGGGGCGGGAGCTGAGGGCGCCGCGGATAGTGCGTCTGGTGGCCTCCCCGCTCCCCTAA